A genomic stretch from Megachile rotundata isolate GNS110a chromosome 1, iyMegRotu1, whole genome shotgun sequence includes:
- the IntS1 gene encoding integrator complex subunit 1 isoform X3 — protein sequence MDRSKAGIGRGAKSKIAQHPSDLFALGSKSSRSESSDVKRPGVIHSKPSSSSSTSGNDRKKEAPSGSLQSFQYIPQKKSKLATHVTHQRPPFSSAEAWELVAIDSDPADFVPMVLEANDNDEGDKVIGIICGAIKTLKNQKWKPDTLVYMGLLYLAKIRPSIFSNDCILHALSSLLKRDQAHNYKAKGNPLVPVLAANLLMKGFCDKRNWPEIFVKLYIEDALGERVWVDHEECKGFVDNILTGFNTQHPPKSILQPELSVLTPRDCHSPSTIDDEDTGSSSVQFSGEKEKIEFPVTPRYGHCIENIELIVLEAVKEQLNRRQPESITKNFLKLLSSACGFVEIRNIAVPRLEMWLHNPKLMRPAQELLSYICYNCTSHTQRDVEVISQLVKMRLKTKAVINLYLNGVKELIGLHPENLSTILKHTIYNELSNARNPNNMPMLGVMFQTLPEQAAKLLAEIFQDLLMNREDYLRPLRALLREIVRVCRHDINLLTFARTLMAERQDIAQQLLNFEFKERVFISIADLLCLCMLLAISPQVKEAAALAQRGDKKDIALLHQFQNMVATIQFEAVLWLQNSAPQMYSIGKNELLHALHKILLLESPEQYYKLDNWPPESDRVFYLRLISDVPLLQNTLLRLLLLGFSKENGITHSETLDLVDQLIRRAAANSTESFPTLQADKLNIIELIFNLCIYQPPVTINIPSNYVPPTLAISNLYWKGWIMLLILAAHNPSTIGAVAWKQYPILRTLMEMCITNHFSYPPPTMALPEIIEQERSKELQVEAIEKQEILEYESHLAAASTRIQISEQNSLLLSQLMTMEPTGIARKPPPAVLEQIQSLNVSHRLGHLLCRSRKPDFLLDIIQRQQQSSSQSMPWLADLVQNSEGSLSQLPVQCLCEFLLSTSAQTVEKQPRQQQLLAHLQMLLTDPEQDRQHAYEVLEYFLRRLSSQQTGSRLQAITGLKMVLGSIPTEEEPMDIDGENEREVWLLRKLPSIPHFLSVRSLVSTALRGACQVENNPDLVHAYISYLAAHTTDDDLPDLTDLANEISQLVVERSTIIAAILPQPEIDNPQAKQTLHAFMVIICNYLEKARSPRAEEYTWSESQDQILVQWSTGEECTMHILVVHAMIILLTYNSDDDELFEVLLETWFPLNTEPPKAFLVDTSEEALLIPDWLKLRMIRSNVPRLIDAALKDLEPQQLVLFIQSFGIPVPSMTKLLHTLDAGVQIDPSSVGEAVLDKTYMAQLVEVQHRRGATGGLVFVQVLQLLEPQLPDENAVTIGQLQEPLPPSAMVQKQSVIQCSVKTDVPHLINRLFIENIPMNQKVDAYRRLHKTLAKDLQKSAKESGAVVLAIQHICSVLSSMQVKQFLASLVHMPQYSCTLMRIILLPLKKSSTSKQVVELTRNMCLNLIQLIGDVKAPVLSILRDFANVQLTKTPKSMELTMLMQNRDPGSILESTDPVNLEAVGRKLLDICLKQQKTDILVEAMARLLVNDSNEGILKPRTGLLIDWLASVEPELIGICPTLQMKLLFGKTKIQLKVDNNIVSSHSFRPYLLTLLTHRASWATLYKCIGHLLDKCDDGYDPTAVLDFLWALTCNPKLWQGRDKFTPKHYVPENILLLHEKQLLTLVAYLVAEAVIICNCQNRNAALARMDSRLDLLLHCVSTNNHMVSSVVKYLAERMMNDSDVDSDMAHQFLLHMYMKIPKVICYLDTFQIKKFVGEAKITEWTGSVLDCMSHSLLTALAATPRQKSWNSKSQDFELCARKMAAVHPILVLRQLPMLASSLMGRCYLDFSQFRSGHHLNLFVQIMGLLELLQPHLFNEEHRTALEDTLENYFQCFQNYGPVKDLIPLLNRFITLLQGYISYDPQRALKYLQKHAQVLQYTIQI from the exons ATGGATCGCAGCAAGGCAGGAATTGGCAGAGGTGCAAAAAGTAAAATTGCTCAGCATCCCTCTGATTTATTTGCACTTGGATCCAAAAGTTCGCGTAGTGAGAGTTCTGATGTTAAAAGACCAGGGGTTATTCATTCTAAGCCAAGTAGTAGTTCTTCGACTTCTG GTAATGATCGGAAAAAGGAAGCACCATCGGGATCGCTTCAAAGCTTTCAGTATATTCCACAAAAGAAATCTAAACTTGCAACACATGTTACTCATCAACGACCACCATTCTCAAGTGCAGAAGCTTGGGAATTAGTAGCCATAGATAGTGATCCAGCAGACTTTGTTCCAATGGTTCTGGAAGCTAATGATAACGATGAAGGCGATAAAGTCATTGGCATTATTTGTGGTGCCATTAAAACTCTTAAGAATCAAAAATGGAAACCTGATACATTGGTTTATATGGGATTATTGTATTTAGCAAAAATTCGTCCCTCTATTTTTTCAAATGACTGTATATTACATGCGCTGTCATCATTATTAAAGCGAGATCAAGCACATAATTATAAAGCTAAAGGAAACCCATTGGTCCCTGTACTCGCAGCTAATTTGTTAATGAAAGGATTTTGTGATAAAAGAAATTGgccagaaatttttgtaaag CTGTACATTGAGGATGCTTTAGGTGAAAGAGTATGGGTTGATCACGAAGAATGCAAAGGTTTTGTTGACAATATTTTAACTGGATTTAATACACAGCATCCACCAAAAAGCATTTTACAACCAGAACTATCTGTTTTAACACCACGTGATTGTCACAGTCCATCAACGATTGACGACGAGGATACTGGATCTTCGTCTGTACAGTTTTccggagaaaaagaaaaaatagaatTTCCTGTGACTCCTAGATATGGTCATTGTATAGAAAACATAGAATTAATTGTTCTTGAAGCTGTGAAAGAGCAGTTGAATAGGCGGCAACCAGAGTCAATTACTAAgaactttttaaaattactttccTCTGCTTGCGGTTTTGTAGAAATCAGAAATATTGCCGTGCCAAGATTGGAGATGTGGTTACATAATCCAAAACTGATGAGACCTGCTCAAGAACTGCTGAGTTACATTTGTTATAATTGTACATCTCATACACAAAGGGACGTTGAAGTTATTAGTCAATTAGTCAAAATGAGATTAAAGACCAAAgctgtaattaatttatatctaAATGGTGTGAAAGAATTAATCGGTTTACACCCAGAGAATTTATCTACCATCTTGAAGCATACGATTTATAATGAATTATCAAACGCACGAAACCCAAATAACATGCCAATGCTGGGTGTAATGTTTCAAACGTTACCCGAACAAGCGGCTAAATTACTCGCAGAAATATTTCAAGACTTGCTGATGAATCGCGAAGATTATTTGAGACCTTTGCGTGCTTTGCTCAGAGAAATTGTGCGTGTTTGTCGGCACGACATTAATTTACTTACCTTTGCACGTACATTAATGGCTGAAAGACAAGATATAGCACAACAATTGCTTAACTTTGAATTTAAAGAGCGTGTTTTCATTTCGATCGCTGATTTGTTATGTTTATGTATGTTACTAGCTATTAGTCCACAAGTTAAAGAAGCCGCAGCTCTAGCACAAAGAGGCGACAAGAAAGACATAGCTCTGTTACATCAATTTCAGAACATGGTGGCAACAATACAATTTGAAGCTGTATTGTGGTTGCAAAATTCAGCACCACAGATGTATTCTATTGGAAAAAATGAACTGCTTCACGCtttacacaaaattttattgctcGAATCTCCAGAACAGTACTATAAATTGGATAACTGGCCTCCTGAGTCTGACAGAGTATTTTATCTGCGTCTAATTTCTGATGTCCCACTGTTACAGAATACACTATTAAGACTGTTACTTCTTGGATTTTCTAAg GAAAATGGTATTACTCATTCAGAAACCTTAGATTTAGTAGATCAATTAATACGACGAGCAGCAGCTAATTCAACAGAAAGTTTTCCAACCTTACAGGcagataaattaaatataattgaactGATTTTCAATCTTTGTATTTATCAACCTCCAGTAACTATAAACATACCatcaaa TTATGTACCACCGACTTTAGCAATATCTAATTTGTATTGGAAAGGATggataatgttattaatattagctgCCCACAATCCATCTACTATTGGTGCTGTTGCATGGAAACAATATCCCATTCTACGAACACTTATGGAAATGTGTATCACAAA TCACTTCTCGTACCCTCCACCAACGATGGCATTACCCGAAATCATAGAACAAGAACGTTCAAAGGAATTGCAAGTTGAAGCTATTGAAAAACAGGAGATACTGGAATATGAATCACATCTAGCCGCTGCATCAACGAGGATACAAATATCCGAACAAAATAGTTTACTATTATCACAACTAATGACTATGGAACCAACTGGTATTGCCAGGAAGCCACCTCCAGCGGTATTGGAACAAATACAATCTTTGAACGTGTCCCACAGGCTGGGACACTTACTTTGCAGATCTCGCAAACCAGATTTCTTGTTAGACATAATACAAAGGCAACAACAAAGTTCCTCGCAGAGCATGCCTTGGTTAGCGGATCTCGTGCAAAACAGCGAAGGATCTCTCAGTCAATTACCTGTACAATGCCTCTGCGAATTCTTGTTATCTACCAGCGCTCAAACTGTGGAAAAACAACCAAGACAACAACAGTTATTGGCTCATCTTCAAATGTTGTTAACCGATCCGGAACAAGATCGGCAACATGCTTACGAAGTTTTAGAATATTTCTTAAGAAGATTGAGTAGCCAACAAACTGGTAGTCGTCTTCAAGCGATTACAGGCCTAAAAATGGTTCTTGGATCTATACCTACCGAAGAAGAGCCTATGGATATTGACGGAGAAAATGAAAG GGAAGTTTGGCTTCTTCGCAAATTGCCATCGATTCCTCACTTCTTATCGGTGCGTTCTTTAGTTTCTACCGCGCTTCGTGGAGCCTGTCAAGTTGAAAATAATCCCGATCTCGTGCACGCTTACATATCCTACCTCGCAGCGCATACTACAGACGACGATCTTCCCGACCTAACTGATTTAGCCAACGAAATATCTCAATTGGTGGTCGAACGGAGTACAATAATAGCAGCCATTCTGCCCCAGCCTGAAATTGACAATCCCCAAGCTAAACAAACTCTGCATGCCTTCATGGTAATCATTTGCAACTATTTGGAGAAAGCTCGGTCCCCAAGAGCAGAGGAGTACACGTGGTCTGAAAGTCAAGATCAAATATTAGTGCAATGGAGCACAGGAGAAGAATGCACTATGCATATTCTAGTTGTTCACGCCATGATAATTCTTTTGACTTACAATTCTGATGACGACGAGCTGTTTGAAGTTTTACTGGAAACGTGGTTTCCTTTAAATACAGAACCGCCAAAAGCTTTTCTTGTCGATACCAGCGAAGAAGCTTTGCTCATACCAGACTGGTTGAAACTGAGAATGATCAGAAGCAATGTGCCACGTTTAATAGATGCAGCTCTCAAGGACTTGGAACCACAACAGTTGGTTCTTTTTATTCAAAGTTTCGGTATTCCTGTACCTTCGATGACTAAATTGCTTCATACTTTAGATGCTGGTGTGCAAATTGACCCAAGCTCAGTTGGCGAAGCGGTGCTTGATAAGACTTACATGGCACAATTAGTTGAAGTTCAGCATAGGAGAGGAGCTACGGGCGGATTAGTTTTTGTACAAGTTTTGCAATTATTAGAACCACAGTTACCTGACGAGAACGCGGTAACGATTGGACAGTTGCAAGAACCATTACCTCCCAGTGCTATGGTTCAGAAGCAGTCCGTCATACAGTGCTCCGTTAAAACAGATGTCCCGCACTTGATCAACAGATTATTTATTGAGAATATACCGATGAATCAGAAGGTAGACGCGTATCGTCGATTGCACAAAACATTAGCGAAAGACTTGCAAAAATCTGCCAAGGAAAGCGGAGCTGTTGTCTTAGCGATACAACACATTTGTAGTGTACTGAGTTCGATGCAAGTTAAACAGTTCTTAGCTTCTCTTGTTCACATGCCACAATATTCCTGTACCTTAATGAGGATAATATTGTTGCCTTTAAAAAAATCATCCACTTCGAAACAAGTGGTCGAATTGACACGGAACATGTGTTTGAATTTGATACAACTGATAGGGGACGTGAAAGCACCGGTTTTATCTATTTTAAGGGACTTTGCAAATGTTCAATTAACCAAAACGCCAAAAAGCATGGAGCTAACAATGCTGATGCAAAATCGAGATCCTGGCTCTATTTTGGAAAGCACGGATCCTGTAAATTTAGAAGCTGTTGGACGTAAATTATTGGATATTTGTTTAAAGCAACAGAAAACTGATATCCTTGTTGAAGCAATGGCAAGATTGTTAGTGAACGACAGCAACGAAGGTATTTTAAAACCACGAACAGGTTTATTGATAGATTGGTTGGCATCTGTGGAACCAGAATTAATTGGTATATGTCCTACGCTACAAATGAAACTTCTATTTGGAAAAACAAAGATACAATTGAAAGTTGATAACAACATTGTTAGTTCACACTCGTTTAGGCCTTATTTGTTGACGTTATTAACACACAGAGCGAGTTGGGCAACTTTGTACAAATGTATTGGTCATTTATTAGATAAATGTGATGATGG GTACGATCCAACAGCCGTGTTAGATTTTTTATGGGCGCTAACTTGCAATCCAAAACTTTGGCAGGGTAGAGACAAGTTTACACCAAAACATTATGTTccagaaaatattttacttttacatGAGAAACAATTGTTGACATTGGTAGCATATTTAGTTGCAGAAGCTGTTATTATATGCAACTGTCAGAATAGAAATGCTGCACTTGCACGAATGGATTCTCGTCTCGATTTATTGTTACACTGTGTTTCCACGAATAATCACATGGTATCCAGCGTTGTAAAATATTTAGCTGAACGTATGATGAATGATTCGGA CGTAGATTCCGATATGgcacatcaatttttattacatatgtacatgaagATACCAAAAGTGATATGTTACTTGGATACTTTCCAAATTAAGAAGTTTGTTGGAGAAGCAAAGATCACAGAATGGACTGGCTCCGTGTTAGATTGTATGAGTCATTCACTGTTAACAGCTTTAGCTGCTACACCACGGCAGAAGTCCTGGAAttcgaaatcccaagatttTGAGTTATGTGCCAGAAAGATGGCTGCTGTTCATCCTATTTTAGTACTAAGACAGCTTCCCATGTTAGCGTCATCATTAATGGGAAGATGCTATCTGGATTTTAGTCAGTTCAGATCAGGCCACCATTTAAACCTCTTTGTACAAATAATGGGACTGTTAGAACTGTTACAGCCACATTTATTTAATGAAGAACATCGAACTGCTTTGGAGGACACATTAGAGAATTACTTTCAGTGCTTTCAA aattatggGCCAGTAAAAGATCTGATACCATTATTAAATCGATTCATTACACTACTGCAGGGATATATTTCTTATGATCCACAAAGAGCACTGAAATATTTGCAGAAACACGCTCAGGTTCTGCA GTACACTATCCAAATTTAG